One Vigna unguiculata cultivar IT97K-499-35 chromosome 11, ASM411807v1, whole genome shotgun sequence DNA window includes the following coding sequences:
- the LOC114169865 gene encoding pentatricopeptide repeat-containing protein At4g04790, mitochondrial-like isoform X2, with amino-acid sequence MRAPTARNLCTLAALFRSRSISKPNTKVEPFIKPSPEFDVGFGSELQHFSEHDLARDSSRGDFVDEDGGTAEMSALLCSKQDKGFGYEEVDHEEKRKSAVEIPWMPDLCHGNLLVKRKGVVRERKHKWIFKYSSDDRFDRLIKVCAAKLGTTKTVNVFGHLGRKTGVKEYNALLKVCIEKARATDDEHIAVNEMSKAFHLLKSMRDSGYPLEEQTYGQLLWYISDMGLVQEFQLFSDVIKAENPGSASRLGYYEMLLWLRVDNEEMIRDICEFITVDDRENTSALRVSYLMALCESDRKKQVLDVVKNVDIKLLSAECIVNIFQSLGRLQQESVADDILLDLRARDYDEDKISNFIVSYALSIPNLAVEDIIAKVNNMHELLELLPSSSSYEKLILHCCGLDKVGDALDIVEQMCDAGFNLSTGVLQFILQICEESFEYILFEGAYKIIGDLEEMNVKLKTNMYNAIMAGYFREKNISAGLRVVKHMQDANVPPNSQTFCYLIHNCETEEDIMKYCDEMKQSGIQPTKQVFMALVNSYAACGKLEKAKQVLLDPNIPDKNINEIKSVLVAALASHGQLSEALLVYEQIKKAGHKLEPKAATSLIEELTQHNGELDRLLLLLKEVSDLDYWVDGCFKVIVYCARNKNLSSTILLFKQLKDTFRNDEMVMEALFDGVFSAIAESESTHLQIGLDLLWAIKDELGLWPSRQCLDFLLSACANAGDLNNARLIWREYEIAGFPYNVLSYLRMYQALLAAGDVRSASFMLKKIPRDDAEVCSVIIACQETYCALDSLGEKKKQGESKGKKSKKKSKT; translated from the exons ATGCGCGCCCCGACCGCAAGAAACCTATGCACTCTCGCCGCCCTCTTCCGCTCTCGGTCAATCAGCAAACCCAACACCAAAGTTGAACCCTTTATAAAACCTTCTCCTGAATTTGATGTCGGTTTTGGTTCTGAACTGCAACACTTCTCAGAACACGATCTCGCTCGTGACTCTTCCCGAG GGGATTTTGTAGACGAAGATGGGGGTACTGCGGAGATGTCTGCTTTACTGTGCT CTAAACAGGACAAAGGGTTTGGTTATGAGGAAGTCGATCAcgaagaaaaaaggaaaagtgCGGTAGAAATACCATGGATGCCAGACCTGTGTCATGGTAATTTATTGGTCAAACGAAAAGGGGTAGTGCGTGAGCGGAAGCATAAGTGGATTTTTAAATACTCTAGTGATGACCGTTTTGACAGGTTAATTAAAGTGTGTGCAGCTAAACTAGGAACAACAAAAACAGTTAATGTGTTTGGTCACTTGGGTCGAAAAACAGGCGTAAAGGAGTACAATGCATTGCTAAAAGTGTGCATAGAGAAGGCTAGGGCGACTGATGATGAACACATAGCTGTAAATGAAATGAGTAAGGCTTTTCACCTTCTCAAATCAATGAGGGATTCTGGATATCCGCTGGAAGAGCAAACATATGGTCAACTTCTCTGGTATATATCTGATATGGGTCTGGTTCAAGAATTTCAACTTTTCTCTGATGTTATCAAAGCTGAGAATCCTGGTTCAGCTTCACGATTGGGTTACTATGAAATGTTGCTGTGGTTAAGAGTTGACAATGAAGAAATGATCCGGGACATTTGCGAGTTTATTACTGTTGATGATAGAGAAAACACTTCTGCCTTACGAG TAAGTTACTTGATGGCTCTTTGTGAAAGTGATCGAAAGAAGCAAGTTTTGGATGTGGTGAAGAATGTAGACATCAAGCTTTTATCTGCAGAATGTATTGTAAATATATTCCAATCATTAGGCAGGCTCCAACAGGAATCTGTTGCGGATGACATACTTTTGGATTTGAGAGCACGTG ATTATGATGAAGATAAAATTTCAAACTTCATTGTTAGTTATGCTCTTAGCATTCCAAATTTAGCG GTCGAGGACATCATTGCAAAAGTCAATAATATGCATGAATTACTGGAACTCTTGCCTTCGTCGTCATCATATGAAAAGCTCATTTTACATTGCTGTGGTTTAGACAAG GTGGGCGATGCTCTAGATATTGTTGAACAAATGTGTGATGCTGGCTTTAACTTGTCAACTGGCGTGTTACAATTCATATTACAAATCTGCGAGGAatcttttgaatatattttg TTTGAAGGAGCTTACAAAATAATTGGTGACTTAGAGGAAATGAATGTTAAACTTAAGACAAACATGTACAATGCTATAATGGCAGGATATTTTCGAGAG AAGAACATCAGTGCTGGGTTAAGGGTCGTGAAACACATGCAAGATGCCAATGTACCGCCTAATTCTCAGACTTTCTGCTATTTGATACACAATTGTGAAACGGAAGAGGATATAATGAAG TATTGTGATGAAATGAAGCAATCTGGAATTCAACCGACAAAGCAAGTTTTTATGGCCCTTGTTAATTCATATGCAGCTTGTGGAAAATTGGAGAAGGCAAAACAG GTACTTTTGGATCCAAACATACCAGACAAGAACATAAATGAAATCAAGAGTGTACTTGTCGCAGCTCTTGCATCACATGGGCAATTATCCGAGGCTCTTCTTGTCTATGAACAGATTAAGAAAGCTGGACATAAGTTGGAGCCAAAAGCAGCTACCAGTCTGATT GAAGAGTTGACTCAACACAATGGGGAGTTGGATAGATTGTTACTTCTACTCAAGGAAGTGAGTGATCTTGACTATTGGGTTGATGGCTGCTTCAAAGTCATCGTGTACTGTGCACGGAACAAGAATTTGAG TTCTACTATTCTTTTGTTCAAacaactcaaggatacgttTAGAAATGATGAAATGGTAATGGAAGCCCTTTTTGACGGA GTATTTTCTGCAATTGCAGAATCAGAGTCCACTCATTTACAGATTGGCCTAGACTTGCTTTGGGCAATCAAAGATGAACTTGGCCTTTGGCCGTCACGGCAATGTCTTGATTTTCTTCTAAGTGCTTGTGCCAATGCTGGAGATTTGAACAATGCTCGCCTGATTTGGAGAGAGTACGAGATTGCTGGGTTTCCTTACAATGTATTAAGTTACTTGCG AATGTATCAAGCACTTTTGGCAGCTGGAGATGTTAGATCTGCATCCTTCATGCTTAAGAAAATTCCACGAGACGATGCTGAGGTTTGTTCTGTCATCATAGCATGTCAGGAAACATATTGTGCTCTTGATTCTCTAGGAGAGAAGAAAAAGCAAGGAGAAAGTAAGGGAAAAAAGAGCAAAAAAAAGAGCAAGACCTGA
- the LOC114169865 gene encoding pentatricopeptide repeat-containing protein At4g04790, mitochondrial-like isoform X1 — translation MRAPTARNLCTLAALFRSRSISKPNTKVEPFIKPSPEFDVGFGSELQHFSEHDLARDSSRGDFVDEDGGTAEMSALLCSKQDKGFGYEEVDHEEKRKSAVEIPWMPDLCHGNLLVKRKGVVRERKHKWIFKYSSDDRFDRLIKVCAAKLGTTKTVNVFGHLGRKTGVKEYNALLKVCIEKARATDDEHIAVNEMSKAFHLLKSMRDSGYPLEEQTYGQLLWYISDMGLVQEFQLFSDVIKAENPGSASRLGYYEMLLWLRVDNEEMIRDICEFITVDDRENTSALRVSYLMALCESDRKKQVLDVVKNVDIKLLSAECIVNIFQSLGRLQQESVADDILLDLRARDYDEDKISNFIVSYALSIPNLAVEDIIAKVNNMHELLELLPSSSSYEKLILHCCGLDKVGDALDIVEQMCDAGFNLSTGVLQFILQICEESFEYILVHRIHSIICRYHLALNGEICRCLVHFCVRIKDFEGAYKIIGDLEEMNVKLKTNMYNAIMAGYFREKNISAGLRVVKHMQDANVPPNSQTFCYLIHNCETEEDIMKYCDEMKQSGIQPTKQVFMALVNSYAACGKLEKAKQVLLDPNIPDKNINEIKSVLVAALASHGQLSEALLVYEQIKKAGHKLEPKAATSLIEELTQHNGELDRLLLLLKEVSDLDYWVDGCFKVIVYCARNKNLSSTILLFKQLKDTFRNDEMVMEALFDGVFSAIAESESTHLQIGLDLLWAIKDELGLWPSRQCLDFLLSACANAGDLNNARLIWREYEIAGFPYNVLSYLRMYQALLAAGDVRSASFMLKKIPRDDAEVCSVIIACQETYCALDSLGEKKKQGESKGKKSKKKSKT, via the exons ATGCGCGCCCCGACCGCAAGAAACCTATGCACTCTCGCCGCCCTCTTCCGCTCTCGGTCAATCAGCAAACCCAACACCAAAGTTGAACCCTTTATAAAACCTTCTCCTGAATTTGATGTCGGTTTTGGTTCTGAACTGCAACACTTCTCAGAACACGATCTCGCTCGTGACTCTTCCCGAG GGGATTTTGTAGACGAAGATGGGGGTACTGCGGAGATGTCTGCTTTACTGTGCT CTAAACAGGACAAAGGGTTTGGTTATGAGGAAGTCGATCAcgaagaaaaaaggaaaagtgCGGTAGAAATACCATGGATGCCAGACCTGTGTCATGGTAATTTATTGGTCAAACGAAAAGGGGTAGTGCGTGAGCGGAAGCATAAGTGGATTTTTAAATACTCTAGTGATGACCGTTTTGACAGGTTAATTAAAGTGTGTGCAGCTAAACTAGGAACAACAAAAACAGTTAATGTGTTTGGTCACTTGGGTCGAAAAACAGGCGTAAAGGAGTACAATGCATTGCTAAAAGTGTGCATAGAGAAGGCTAGGGCGACTGATGATGAACACATAGCTGTAAATGAAATGAGTAAGGCTTTTCACCTTCTCAAATCAATGAGGGATTCTGGATATCCGCTGGAAGAGCAAACATATGGTCAACTTCTCTGGTATATATCTGATATGGGTCTGGTTCAAGAATTTCAACTTTTCTCTGATGTTATCAAAGCTGAGAATCCTGGTTCAGCTTCACGATTGGGTTACTATGAAATGTTGCTGTGGTTAAGAGTTGACAATGAAGAAATGATCCGGGACATTTGCGAGTTTATTACTGTTGATGATAGAGAAAACACTTCTGCCTTACGAG TAAGTTACTTGATGGCTCTTTGTGAAAGTGATCGAAAGAAGCAAGTTTTGGATGTGGTGAAGAATGTAGACATCAAGCTTTTATCTGCAGAATGTATTGTAAATATATTCCAATCATTAGGCAGGCTCCAACAGGAATCTGTTGCGGATGACATACTTTTGGATTTGAGAGCACGTG ATTATGATGAAGATAAAATTTCAAACTTCATTGTTAGTTATGCTCTTAGCATTCCAAATTTAGCG GTCGAGGACATCATTGCAAAAGTCAATAATATGCATGAATTACTGGAACTCTTGCCTTCGTCGTCATCATATGAAAAGCTCATTTTACATTGCTGTGGTTTAGACAAG GTGGGCGATGCTCTAGATATTGTTGAACAAATGTGTGATGCTGGCTTTAACTTGTCAACTGGCGTGTTACAATTCATATTACAAATCTGCGAGGAatcttttgaatatattttg GTACATCGAATCCATTCAATAATATGTCGCTATCATTTGGCGTTGAATGGTGAAATATGCAGGTGCTTGGTACACTTTTGTGTGAGGATCAAAGAT TTTGAAGGAGCTTACAAAATAATTGGTGACTTAGAGGAAATGAATGTTAAACTTAAGACAAACATGTACAATGCTATAATGGCAGGATATTTTCGAGAG AAGAACATCAGTGCTGGGTTAAGGGTCGTGAAACACATGCAAGATGCCAATGTACCGCCTAATTCTCAGACTTTCTGCTATTTGATACACAATTGTGAAACGGAAGAGGATATAATGAAG TATTGTGATGAAATGAAGCAATCTGGAATTCAACCGACAAAGCAAGTTTTTATGGCCCTTGTTAATTCATATGCAGCTTGTGGAAAATTGGAGAAGGCAAAACAG GTACTTTTGGATCCAAACATACCAGACAAGAACATAAATGAAATCAAGAGTGTACTTGTCGCAGCTCTTGCATCACATGGGCAATTATCCGAGGCTCTTCTTGTCTATGAACAGATTAAGAAAGCTGGACATAAGTTGGAGCCAAAAGCAGCTACCAGTCTGATT GAAGAGTTGACTCAACACAATGGGGAGTTGGATAGATTGTTACTTCTACTCAAGGAAGTGAGTGATCTTGACTATTGGGTTGATGGCTGCTTCAAAGTCATCGTGTACTGTGCACGGAACAAGAATTTGAG TTCTACTATTCTTTTGTTCAAacaactcaaggatacgttTAGAAATGATGAAATGGTAATGGAAGCCCTTTTTGACGGA GTATTTTCTGCAATTGCAGAATCAGAGTCCACTCATTTACAGATTGGCCTAGACTTGCTTTGGGCAATCAAAGATGAACTTGGCCTTTGGCCGTCACGGCAATGTCTTGATTTTCTTCTAAGTGCTTGTGCCAATGCTGGAGATTTGAACAATGCTCGCCTGATTTGGAGAGAGTACGAGATTGCTGGGTTTCCTTACAATGTATTAAGTTACTTGCG AATGTATCAAGCACTTTTGGCAGCTGGAGATGTTAGATCTGCATCCTTCATGCTTAAGAAAATTCCACGAGACGATGCTGAGGTTTGTTCTGTCATCATAGCATGTCAGGAAACATATTGTGCTCTTGATTCTCTAGGAGAGAAGAAAAAGCAAGGAGAAAGTAAGGGAAAAAAGAGCAAAAAAAAGAGCAAGACCTGA
- the LOC114169865 gene encoding pentatricopeptide repeat-containing protein At4g04790, mitochondrial-like isoform X4: MDARPVSWLIKVCAAKLGTTKTVNVFGHLGRKTGVKEYNALLKVCIEKARATDDEHIAVNEMSKAFHLLKSMRDSGYPLEEQTYGQLLWYISDMGLVQEFQLFSDVIKAENPGSASRLGYYEMLLWLRVDNEEMIRDICEFITVDDRENTSALRVSYLMALCESDRKKQVLDVVKNVDIKLLSAECIVNIFQSLGRLQQESVADDILLDLRARDYDEDKISNFIVSYALSIPNLAVEDIIAKVNNMHELLELLPSSSSYEKLILHCCGLDKVGDALDIVEQMCDAGFNLSTGVLQFILQICEESFEYILVHRIHSIICRYHLALNGEICRCLVHFCVRIKDFEGAYKIIGDLEEMNVKLKTNMYNAIMAGYFREKNISAGLRVVKHMQDANVPPNSQTFCYLIHNCETEEDIMKYCDEMKQSGIQPTKQVFMALVNSYAACGKLEKAKQVLLDPNIPDKNINEIKSVLVAALASHGQLSEALLVYEQIKKAGHKLEPKAATSLIEELTQHNGELDRLLLLLKEVSDLDYWVDGCFKVIVYCARNKNLSSTILLFKQLKDTFRNDEMVMEALFDGVFSAIAESESTHLQIGLDLLWAIKDELGLWPSRQCLDFLLSACANAGDLNNARLIWREYEIAGFPYNVLSYLRMYQALLAAGDVRSASFMLKKIPRDDAEVCSVIIACQETYCALDSLGEKKKQGESKGKKSKKKSKT; encoded by the exons ATGGATGCCAGACCTGTGTCATG GTTAATTAAAGTGTGTGCAGCTAAACTAGGAACAACAAAAACAGTTAATGTGTTTGGTCACTTGGGTCGAAAAACAGGCGTAAAGGAGTACAATGCATTGCTAAAAGTGTGCATAGAGAAGGCTAGGGCGACTGATGATGAACACATAGCTGTAAATGAAATGAGTAAGGCTTTTCACCTTCTCAAATCAATGAGGGATTCTGGATATCCGCTGGAAGAGCAAACATATGGTCAACTTCTCTGGTATATATCTGATATGGGTCTGGTTCAAGAATTTCAACTTTTCTCTGATGTTATCAAAGCTGAGAATCCTGGTTCAGCTTCACGATTGGGTTACTATGAAATGTTGCTGTGGTTAAGAGTTGACAATGAAGAAATGATCCGGGACATTTGCGAGTTTATTACTGTTGATGATAGAGAAAACACTTCTGCCTTACGAG TAAGTTACTTGATGGCTCTTTGTGAAAGTGATCGAAAGAAGCAAGTTTTGGATGTGGTGAAGAATGTAGACATCAAGCTTTTATCTGCAGAATGTATTGTAAATATATTCCAATCATTAGGCAGGCTCCAACAGGAATCTGTTGCGGATGACATACTTTTGGATTTGAGAGCACGTG ATTATGATGAAGATAAAATTTCAAACTTCATTGTTAGTTATGCTCTTAGCATTCCAAATTTAGCG GTCGAGGACATCATTGCAAAAGTCAATAATATGCATGAATTACTGGAACTCTTGCCTTCGTCGTCATCATATGAAAAGCTCATTTTACATTGCTGTGGTTTAGACAAG GTGGGCGATGCTCTAGATATTGTTGAACAAATGTGTGATGCTGGCTTTAACTTGTCAACTGGCGTGTTACAATTCATATTACAAATCTGCGAGGAatcttttgaatatattttg GTACATCGAATCCATTCAATAATATGTCGCTATCATTTGGCGTTGAATGGTGAAATATGCAGGTGCTTGGTACACTTTTGTGTGAGGATCAAAGAT TTTGAAGGAGCTTACAAAATAATTGGTGACTTAGAGGAAATGAATGTTAAACTTAAGACAAACATGTACAATGCTATAATGGCAGGATATTTTCGAGAG AAGAACATCAGTGCTGGGTTAAGGGTCGTGAAACACATGCAAGATGCCAATGTACCGCCTAATTCTCAGACTTTCTGCTATTTGATACACAATTGTGAAACGGAAGAGGATATAATGAAG TATTGTGATGAAATGAAGCAATCTGGAATTCAACCGACAAAGCAAGTTTTTATGGCCCTTGTTAATTCATATGCAGCTTGTGGAAAATTGGAGAAGGCAAAACAG GTACTTTTGGATCCAAACATACCAGACAAGAACATAAATGAAATCAAGAGTGTACTTGTCGCAGCTCTTGCATCACATGGGCAATTATCCGAGGCTCTTCTTGTCTATGAACAGATTAAGAAAGCTGGACATAAGTTGGAGCCAAAAGCAGCTACCAGTCTGATT GAAGAGTTGACTCAACACAATGGGGAGTTGGATAGATTGTTACTTCTACTCAAGGAAGTGAGTGATCTTGACTATTGGGTTGATGGCTGCTTCAAAGTCATCGTGTACTGTGCACGGAACAAGAATTTGAG TTCTACTATTCTTTTGTTCAAacaactcaaggatacgttTAGAAATGATGAAATGGTAATGGAAGCCCTTTTTGACGGA GTATTTTCTGCAATTGCAGAATCAGAGTCCACTCATTTACAGATTGGCCTAGACTTGCTTTGGGCAATCAAAGATGAACTTGGCCTTTGGCCGTCACGGCAATGTCTTGATTTTCTTCTAAGTGCTTGTGCCAATGCTGGAGATTTGAACAATGCTCGCCTGATTTGGAGAGAGTACGAGATTGCTGGGTTTCCTTACAATGTATTAAGTTACTTGCG AATGTATCAAGCACTTTTGGCAGCTGGAGATGTTAGATCTGCATCCTTCATGCTTAAGAAAATTCCACGAGACGATGCTGAGGTTTGTTCTGTCATCATAGCATGTCAGGAAACATATTGTGCTCTTGATTCTCTAGGAGAGAAGAAAAAGCAAGGAGAAAGTAAGGGAAAAAAGAGCAAAAAAAAGAGCAAGACCTGA
- the LOC114169865 gene encoding pentatricopeptide repeat-containing protein At4g04790, mitochondrial-like isoform X3: MSALLCSKQDKGFGYEEVDHEEKRKSAVEIPWMPDLCHGNLLVKRKGVVRERKHKWIFKYSSDDRFDRLIKVCAAKLGTTKTVNVFGHLGRKTGVKEYNALLKVCIEKARATDDEHIAVNEMSKAFHLLKSMRDSGYPLEEQTYGQLLWYISDMGLVQEFQLFSDVIKAENPGSASRLGYYEMLLWLRVDNEEMIRDICEFITVDDRENTSALRVSYLMALCESDRKKQVLDVVKNVDIKLLSAECIVNIFQSLGRLQQESVADDILLDLRARDYDEDKISNFIVSYALSIPNLAVEDIIAKVNNMHELLELLPSSSSYEKLILHCCGLDKVGDALDIVEQMCDAGFNLSTGVLQFILQICEESFEYILVHRIHSIICRYHLALNGEICRCLVHFCVRIKDFEGAYKIIGDLEEMNVKLKTNMYNAIMAGYFREKNISAGLRVVKHMQDANVPPNSQTFCYLIHNCETEEDIMKYCDEMKQSGIQPTKQVFMALVNSYAACGKLEKAKQVLLDPNIPDKNINEIKSVLVAALASHGQLSEALLVYEQIKKAGHKLEPKAATSLIEELTQHNGELDRLLLLLKEVSDLDYWVDGCFKVIVYCARNKNLSSTILLFKQLKDTFRNDEMVMEALFDGVFSAIAESESTHLQIGLDLLWAIKDELGLWPSRQCLDFLLSACANAGDLNNARLIWREYEIAGFPYNVLSYLRMYQALLAAGDVRSASFMLKKIPRDDAEVCSVIIACQETYCALDSLGEKKKQGESKGKKSKKKSKT, encoded by the exons ATGTCTGCTTTACTGTGCT CTAAACAGGACAAAGGGTTTGGTTATGAGGAAGTCGATCAcgaagaaaaaaggaaaagtgCGGTAGAAATACCATGGATGCCAGACCTGTGTCATGGTAATTTATTGGTCAAACGAAAAGGGGTAGTGCGTGAGCGGAAGCATAAGTGGATTTTTAAATACTCTAGTGATGACCGTTTTGACAGGTTAATTAAAGTGTGTGCAGCTAAACTAGGAACAACAAAAACAGTTAATGTGTTTGGTCACTTGGGTCGAAAAACAGGCGTAAAGGAGTACAATGCATTGCTAAAAGTGTGCATAGAGAAGGCTAGGGCGACTGATGATGAACACATAGCTGTAAATGAAATGAGTAAGGCTTTTCACCTTCTCAAATCAATGAGGGATTCTGGATATCCGCTGGAAGAGCAAACATATGGTCAACTTCTCTGGTATATATCTGATATGGGTCTGGTTCAAGAATTTCAACTTTTCTCTGATGTTATCAAAGCTGAGAATCCTGGTTCAGCTTCACGATTGGGTTACTATGAAATGTTGCTGTGGTTAAGAGTTGACAATGAAGAAATGATCCGGGACATTTGCGAGTTTATTACTGTTGATGATAGAGAAAACACTTCTGCCTTACGAG TAAGTTACTTGATGGCTCTTTGTGAAAGTGATCGAAAGAAGCAAGTTTTGGATGTGGTGAAGAATGTAGACATCAAGCTTTTATCTGCAGAATGTATTGTAAATATATTCCAATCATTAGGCAGGCTCCAACAGGAATCTGTTGCGGATGACATACTTTTGGATTTGAGAGCACGTG ATTATGATGAAGATAAAATTTCAAACTTCATTGTTAGTTATGCTCTTAGCATTCCAAATTTAGCG GTCGAGGACATCATTGCAAAAGTCAATAATATGCATGAATTACTGGAACTCTTGCCTTCGTCGTCATCATATGAAAAGCTCATTTTACATTGCTGTGGTTTAGACAAG GTGGGCGATGCTCTAGATATTGTTGAACAAATGTGTGATGCTGGCTTTAACTTGTCAACTGGCGTGTTACAATTCATATTACAAATCTGCGAGGAatcttttgaatatattttg GTACATCGAATCCATTCAATAATATGTCGCTATCATTTGGCGTTGAATGGTGAAATATGCAGGTGCTTGGTACACTTTTGTGTGAGGATCAAAGAT TTTGAAGGAGCTTACAAAATAATTGGTGACTTAGAGGAAATGAATGTTAAACTTAAGACAAACATGTACAATGCTATAATGGCAGGATATTTTCGAGAG AAGAACATCAGTGCTGGGTTAAGGGTCGTGAAACACATGCAAGATGCCAATGTACCGCCTAATTCTCAGACTTTCTGCTATTTGATACACAATTGTGAAACGGAAGAGGATATAATGAAG TATTGTGATGAAATGAAGCAATCTGGAATTCAACCGACAAAGCAAGTTTTTATGGCCCTTGTTAATTCATATGCAGCTTGTGGAAAATTGGAGAAGGCAAAACAG GTACTTTTGGATCCAAACATACCAGACAAGAACATAAATGAAATCAAGAGTGTACTTGTCGCAGCTCTTGCATCACATGGGCAATTATCCGAGGCTCTTCTTGTCTATGAACAGATTAAGAAAGCTGGACATAAGTTGGAGCCAAAAGCAGCTACCAGTCTGATT GAAGAGTTGACTCAACACAATGGGGAGTTGGATAGATTGTTACTTCTACTCAAGGAAGTGAGTGATCTTGACTATTGGGTTGATGGCTGCTTCAAAGTCATCGTGTACTGTGCACGGAACAAGAATTTGAG TTCTACTATTCTTTTGTTCAAacaactcaaggatacgttTAGAAATGATGAAATGGTAATGGAAGCCCTTTTTGACGGA GTATTTTCTGCAATTGCAGAATCAGAGTCCACTCATTTACAGATTGGCCTAGACTTGCTTTGGGCAATCAAAGATGAACTTGGCCTTTGGCCGTCACGGCAATGTCTTGATTTTCTTCTAAGTGCTTGTGCCAATGCTGGAGATTTGAACAATGCTCGCCTGATTTGGAGAGAGTACGAGATTGCTGGGTTTCCTTACAATGTATTAAGTTACTTGCG AATGTATCAAGCACTTTTGGCAGCTGGAGATGTTAGATCTGCATCCTTCATGCTTAAGAAAATTCCACGAGACGATGCTGAGGTTTGTTCTGTCATCATAGCATGTCAGGAAACATATTGTGCTCTTGATTCTCTAGGAGAGAAGAAAAAGCAAGGAGAAAGTAAGGGAAAAAAGAGCAAAAAAAAGAGCAAGACCTGA